The proteins below are encoded in one region of Chroicocephalus ridibundus chromosome 9, bChrRid1.1, whole genome shotgun sequence:
- the WDR76 gene encoding WD repeat-containing protein 76 isoform X4 — translation MGGRGSRESTPPGTAALRLSPGKGERRAVATRQLRVLLTPLAVAGRRLPQKRLLSAYGGAEGTAPAGKRLCPEPSPRKPAPASPPATPPAGSPAGNGWDGAWDAESDGSDAGTDAPPDGHSQLSAYERKRLKNITENAKFFAALELHKSAARLHQIATKSQSHATKSSSRAKPKKAEDETVRRRSMRLQRVEPSGAPMPEMPAQPEAEEYPQVPAGPLPMIPEDQMENGKLTEELLTTWMRISEMKANDTEEQTCDMKRYQGSLNSMGLSEDNVKKVVKYRVCSMAIHPSESIIFVAAGDKSGQIGLWNASCKSEEGARVFIPHSYSVTCMHFSPCNPAHLLSLSMESLRCGDVTRAVFDEVCRSEENLSSFDFLEENGSTAVVGYWDGGVAVVDRRTPGTSSELSADIGFKRTRTVHVHPVNKQYFIAAGSADVCIYDVRYLKSNGNKPVSSLKGHTKSVASAYFSPVTGNRVVTVCADDKLRVYDTTSLPPTIPVLSTIRHNCNTGRWLTRFRAIWDPKQEDCFVVGSMARPRQIQVFQDTGKLLHSFYNIDCLSSVCSINVVHPTKNILVGANSSGRLHVFKE, via the exons ATGGGAGGACGAGGGAGCCGA GAGTCCACCCCGCCGGGCACGGCCGCGCTGCGGCTCAGCCCGGGGAAGGGCGAGCGCCGGGCCGTGGCGACGCGGCAGCTGCGGGTGCTGCTCACGCCGCTCGCCGTGGCGGGCCGGCGGCTGCCCCAGAAGCGGTTGCTGAGCGCCTACGGCGGCGCGGAGGGCACGGCCCCGGCCGGCAAGAGGCTCTGCCCGGAGCCCAGCCCGCGGAAACcggcccccgcctcgccccccgccaccccgcccGCGGGCAGCCCGGCGGGCAACGGCTGGGACGGCGCGTGGGATGCGGAGAGCGACGGGAGCGATGCGGGGACGGACGCGCCTCCG gATGGACACTCGCAATTATCAGCTTAtgaaaggaaaagactgaagAACATTACAGAAAATGCTAAATTCTTTGCTGCTTTAGAGCTGCATAAG tcaGCTGCAAGACTTCACCAAATTGCAACTAAAAGCCAATCTCATGCCACCAAAAG taGTTCTAGGGCTAAGCCTAAAAAGGCAGAAGATGAAACAGTGCGGCGAAGATCTATGCGCTTGCAAAGAGTAGAGCCATCGGGAGCTCCAATGCCGGAGATGCCTGCCCAGCCAGAAGCAGAGGAATAT CCTCAGGTTCCAGCCGGACCTTTGCCAATGATTCCAGAAGATCAGATGGAGAATGGTAAATTGACAGAAGAATTATTGACTACATGGATGAGGATAAGTGAG ATGAAAGCTAACGATACCGAAGAGCAGACGTGTGACATGAAAAG ATACCAAGGCAGCCTGAACAGCATGGGCCTCAGTGAAGATAACGTTAAAAAGGTGGTGAAATACCGAGTGTGTTCTATGGCAATCCATCCTTCCGAAAGCATCATCTTTGTGGCAGCTGGAGACAAGTCCGGGCAGATCGGTCTCTGGAACGCG AGCTGTAAGTCCGAAGAAGGAGCGCGTGTCTTCATTCCGCACAGCTACTCGGTCACCTGCATGCATTTTTCTCCGTGCAATCCTGCTCACTTGCTGTCCCTAAGCATGGAGTCTCTGCGCTGTGGTGATGTTACCAGAGCTGTCTTCGATGAG GTATGCAGAAGTGAAGAAAACTTGTCTTCCTTTGACTTTTTGGAAGAGAATGGCTCCACTGCAGTAGTAGGATACTGGGACGGTGGCGTTGCTGTTGTGGACAGACGGACCCCAGGGACATCTTCAGAGCTTTCTGCAGACATTGGCTTCAAAAGAACGAGGACAGTCCACGTTCACCCAGTGAATAAACAGTATTTCATTGCTGCTGGCTCAGC GGACGTTTGTATTTATGATGTTCGATACCTGAAGTCCAACGGGAACAAGCCTGTGAGCTCTCTTAAAGGACACACAAAAAGTGTTGCTTCTGCCTATTTCTCGCCTGTCACTGGGAACAGAGTCGTGACGGTGTGTGCTGATGACAAGCTGAG GGTCTATGACACCACCTCTTTGCCACCGACCATCCCAGTTCTCAGTACCATCAG ACATAACTGTAACACAGGACGCTGGTTAACGAGGTTCAGAGCAATATGGGACCCTAAGCAGGAAGACTGCTTCGTGGTGGGCAGCATGGCGCGTCCCAGGCAAATACAAGTCTTCCAAGACACGGGAAAGCTGTTGCACTCCTTTTATAACATTGACTGCCTTAGTTCCGTGTGTTCCATCAACGTCGTTCATCCCACTAAGAACATCTTAGTGGGTGCCAACTCCAGTGGCCGCCTTCATGtgttcaaagaataa
- the WDR76 gene encoding WD repeat-containing protein 76 isoform X1, producing the protein MALSQTATSEPEEASPSTWQRMQESTPPGTAALRLSPGKGERRAVATRQLRVLLTPLAVAGRRLPQKRLLSAYGGAEGTAPAGKRLCPEPSPRKPAPASPPATPPAGSPAGNGWDGAWDAESDGSDAGTDAPPDGHSQLSAYERKRLKNITENAKFFAALELHKSAARLHQIATKSQSHATKSSSRAKPKKAEDETVRRRSMRLQRVEPSGAPMPEMPAQPEAEEYPQVPAGPLPMIPEDQMENGKLTEELLTTWMRISEMKANDTEEQTCDMKRYQGSLNSMGLSEDNVKKVVKYRVCSMAIHPSESIIFVAAGDKSGQIGLWNASCKSEEGARVFIPHSYSVTCMHFSPCNPAHLLSLSMESLRCGDVTRAVFDEVCRSEENLSSFDFLEENGSTAVVGYWDGGVAVVDRRTPGTSSELSADIGFKRTRTVHVHPVNKQYFIAAGSADVCIYDVRYLKSNGNKPVSSLKGHTKSVASAYFSPVTGNRVVTVCADDKLRVYDTTSLPPTIPVLSTIRHNCNTGRWLTRFRAIWDPKQEDCFVVGSMARPRQIQVFQDTGKLLHSFYNIDCLSSVCSINVVHPTKNILVGANSSGRLHVFKE; encoded by the exons ATGGCGCTCTCGCAGACCGCTACATCGGAGCCTGAGGAGGCTTCGCCGAGCACCTGGCAGCGGATGCAG GAGTCCACCCCGCCGGGCACGGCCGCGCTGCGGCTCAGCCCGGGGAAGGGCGAGCGCCGGGCCGTGGCGACGCGGCAGCTGCGGGTGCTGCTCACGCCGCTCGCCGTGGCGGGCCGGCGGCTGCCCCAGAAGCGGTTGCTGAGCGCCTACGGCGGCGCGGAGGGCACGGCCCCGGCCGGCAAGAGGCTCTGCCCGGAGCCCAGCCCGCGGAAACcggcccccgcctcgccccccgccaccccgcccGCGGGCAGCCCGGCGGGCAACGGCTGGGACGGCGCGTGGGATGCGGAGAGCGACGGGAGCGATGCGGGGACGGACGCGCCTCCG gATGGACACTCGCAATTATCAGCTTAtgaaaggaaaagactgaagAACATTACAGAAAATGCTAAATTCTTTGCTGCTTTAGAGCTGCATAAG tcaGCTGCAAGACTTCACCAAATTGCAACTAAAAGCCAATCTCATGCCACCAAAAG taGTTCTAGGGCTAAGCCTAAAAAGGCAGAAGATGAAACAGTGCGGCGAAGATCTATGCGCTTGCAAAGAGTAGAGCCATCGGGAGCTCCAATGCCGGAGATGCCTGCCCAGCCAGAAGCAGAGGAATAT CCTCAGGTTCCAGCCGGACCTTTGCCAATGATTCCAGAAGATCAGATGGAGAATGGTAAATTGACAGAAGAATTATTGACTACATGGATGAGGATAAGTGAG ATGAAAGCTAACGATACCGAAGAGCAGACGTGTGACATGAAAAG ATACCAAGGCAGCCTGAACAGCATGGGCCTCAGTGAAGATAACGTTAAAAAGGTGGTGAAATACCGAGTGTGTTCTATGGCAATCCATCCTTCCGAAAGCATCATCTTTGTGGCAGCTGGAGACAAGTCCGGGCAGATCGGTCTCTGGAACGCG AGCTGTAAGTCCGAAGAAGGAGCGCGTGTCTTCATTCCGCACAGCTACTCGGTCACCTGCATGCATTTTTCTCCGTGCAATCCTGCTCACTTGCTGTCCCTAAGCATGGAGTCTCTGCGCTGTGGTGATGTTACCAGAGCTGTCTTCGATGAG GTATGCAGAAGTGAAGAAAACTTGTCTTCCTTTGACTTTTTGGAAGAGAATGGCTCCACTGCAGTAGTAGGATACTGGGACGGTGGCGTTGCTGTTGTGGACAGACGGACCCCAGGGACATCTTCAGAGCTTTCTGCAGACATTGGCTTCAAAAGAACGAGGACAGTCCACGTTCACCCAGTGAATAAACAGTATTTCATTGCTGCTGGCTCAGC GGACGTTTGTATTTATGATGTTCGATACCTGAAGTCCAACGGGAACAAGCCTGTGAGCTCTCTTAAAGGACACACAAAAAGTGTTGCTTCTGCCTATTTCTCGCCTGTCACTGGGAACAGAGTCGTGACGGTGTGTGCTGATGACAAGCTGAG GGTCTATGACACCACCTCTTTGCCACCGACCATCCCAGTTCTCAGTACCATCAG ACATAACTGTAACACAGGACGCTGGTTAACGAGGTTCAGAGCAATATGGGACCCTAAGCAGGAAGACTGCTTCGTGGTGGGCAGCATGGCGCGTCCCAGGCAAATACAAGTCTTCCAAGACACGGGAAAGCTGTTGCACTCCTTTTATAACATTGACTGCCTTAGTTCCGTGTGTTCCATCAACGTCGTTCATCCCACTAAGAACATCTTAGTGGGTGCCAACTCCAGTGGCCGCCTTCATGtgttcaaagaataa
- the WDR76 gene encoding WD repeat-containing protein 76 isoform X2: MALSQTATSEPEEASPSTWQRMQESTPPGTAALRLSPGKGERRAVATRQLRVLLTPLAVAGRRLPQKRLLSAYGGAEGTAPAGKRLCPEPSPRKPAPASPPATPPAGSPAGNGWDGAWDAESDGSDAGTDAPPDGHSQLSAYERKRLKNITENAKFFAALELHKSAARLHQIATKSQSHATKSSRAKPKKAEDETVRRRSMRLQRVEPSGAPMPEMPAQPEAEEYPQVPAGPLPMIPEDQMENGKLTEELLTTWMRISEMKANDTEEQTCDMKRYQGSLNSMGLSEDNVKKVVKYRVCSMAIHPSESIIFVAAGDKSGQIGLWNASCKSEEGARVFIPHSYSVTCMHFSPCNPAHLLSLSMESLRCGDVTRAVFDEVCRSEENLSSFDFLEENGSTAVVGYWDGGVAVVDRRTPGTSSELSADIGFKRTRTVHVHPVNKQYFIAAGSADVCIYDVRYLKSNGNKPVSSLKGHTKSVASAYFSPVTGNRVVTVCADDKLRVYDTTSLPPTIPVLSTIRHNCNTGRWLTRFRAIWDPKQEDCFVVGSMARPRQIQVFQDTGKLLHSFYNIDCLSSVCSINVVHPTKNILVGANSSGRLHVFKE, from the exons ATGGCGCTCTCGCAGACCGCTACATCGGAGCCTGAGGAGGCTTCGCCGAGCACCTGGCAGCGGATGCAG GAGTCCACCCCGCCGGGCACGGCCGCGCTGCGGCTCAGCCCGGGGAAGGGCGAGCGCCGGGCCGTGGCGACGCGGCAGCTGCGGGTGCTGCTCACGCCGCTCGCCGTGGCGGGCCGGCGGCTGCCCCAGAAGCGGTTGCTGAGCGCCTACGGCGGCGCGGAGGGCACGGCCCCGGCCGGCAAGAGGCTCTGCCCGGAGCCCAGCCCGCGGAAACcggcccccgcctcgccccccgccaccccgcccGCGGGCAGCCCGGCGGGCAACGGCTGGGACGGCGCGTGGGATGCGGAGAGCGACGGGAGCGATGCGGGGACGGACGCGCCTCCG gATGGACACTCGCAATTATCAGCTTAtgaaaggaaaagactgaagAACATTACAGAAAATGCTAAATTCTTTGCTGCTTTAGAGCTGCATAAG tcaGCTGCAAGACTTCACCAAATTGCAACTAAAAGCCAATCTCATGCCACCAAAAG TTCTAGGGCTAAGCCTAAAAAGGCAGAAGATGAAACAGTGCGGCGAAGATCTATGCGCTTGCAAAGAGTAGAGCCATCGGGAGCTCCAATGCCGGAGATGCCTGCCCAGCCAGAAGCAGAGGAATAT CCTCAGGTTCCAGCCGGACCTTTGCCAATGATTCCAGAAGATCAGATGGAGAATGGTAAATTGACAGAAGAATTATTGACTACATGGATGAGGATAAGTGAG ATGAAAGCTAACGATACCGAAGAGCAGACGTGTGACATGAAAAG ATACCAAGGCAGCCTGAACAGCATGGGCCTCAGTGAAGATAACGTTAAAAAGGTGGTGAAATACCGAGTGTGTTCTATGGCAATCCATCCTTCCGAAAGCATCATCTTTGTGGCAGCTGGAGACAAGTCCGGGCAGATCGGTCTCTGGAACGCG AGCTGTAAGTCCGAAGAAGGAGCGCGTGTCTTCATTCCGCACAGCTACTCGGTCACCTGCATGCATTTTTCTCCGTGCAATCCTGCTCACTTGCTGTCCCTAAGCATGGAGTCTCTGCGCTGTGGTGATGTTACCAGAGCTGTCTTCGATGAG GTATGCAGAAGTGAAGAAAACTTGTCTTCCTTTGACTTTTTGGAAGAGAATGGCTCCACTGCAGTAGTAGGATACTGGGACGGTGGCGTTGCTGTTGTGGACAGACGGACCCCAGGGACATCTTCAGAGCTTTCTGCAGACATTGGCTTCAAAAGAACGAGGACAGTCCACGTTCACCCAGTGAATAAACAGTATTTCATTGCTGCTGGCTCAGC GGACGTTTGTATTTATGATGTTCGATACCTGAAGTCCAACGGGAACAAGCCTGTGAGCTCTCTTAAAGGACACACAAAAAGTGTTGCTTCTGCCTATTTCTCGCCTGTCACTGGGAACAGAGTCGTGACGGTGTGTGCTGATGACAAGCTGAG GGTCTATGACACCACCTCTTTGCCACCGACCATCCCAGTTCTCAGTACCATCAG ACATAACTGTAACACAGGACGCTGGTTAACGAGGTTCAGAGCAATATGGGACCCTAAGCAGGAAGACTGCTTCGTGGTGGGCAGCATGGCGCGTCCCAGGCAAATACAAGTCTTCCAAGACACGGGAAAGCTGTTGCACTCCTTTTATAACATTGACTGCCTTAGTTCCGTGTGTTCCATCAACGTCGTTCATCCCACTAAGAACATCTTAGTGGGTGCCAACTCCAGTGGCCGCCTTCATGtgttcaaagaataa
- the WDR76 gene encoding WD repeat-containing protein 76 isoform X3: MGGRGSRVREEKESTPPGTAALRLSPGKGERRAVATRQLRVLLTPLAVAGRRLPQKRLLSAYGGAEGTAPAGKRLCPEPSPRKPAPASPPATPPAGSPAGNGWDGAWDAESDGSDAGTDAPPDGHSQLSAYERKRLKNITENAKFFAALELHKSAARLHQIATKSQSHATKSSSRAKPKKAEDETVRRRSMRLQRVEPSGAPMPEMPAQPEAEEYPQVPAGPLPMIPEDQMENGKLTEELLTTWMRISEMKANDTEEQTCDMKRYQGSLNSMGLSEDNVKKVVKYRVCSMAIHPSESIIFVAAGDKSGQIGLWNASCKSEEGARVFIPHSYSVTCMHFSPCNPAHLLSLSMESLRCGDVTRAVFDEVCRSEENLSSFDFLEENGSTAVVGYWDGGVAVVDRRTPGTSSELSADIGFKRTRTVHVHPVNKQYFIAAGSADVCIYDVRYLKSNGNKPVSSLKGHTKSVASAYFSPVTGNRVVTVCADDKLRVYDTTSLPPTIPVLSTIRHNCNTGRWLTRFRAIWDPKQEDCFVVGSMARPRQIQVFQDTGKLLHSFYNIDCLSSVCSINVVHPTKNILVGANSSGRLHVFKE; encoded by the exons ATGGGAGGACGAGGGAGCCGAGTCCGTGAGGAGAAG GAGTCCACCCCGCCGGGCACGGCCGCGCTGCGGCTCAGCCCGGGGAAGGGCGAGCGCCGGGCCGTGGCGACGCGGCAGCTGCGGGTGCTGCTCACGCCGCTCGCCGTGGCGGGCCGGCGGCTGCCCCAGAAGCGGTTGCTGAGCGCCTACGGCGGCGCGGAGGGCACGGCCCCGGCCGGCAAGAGGCTCTGCCCGGAGCCCAGCCCGCGGAAACcggcccccgcctcgccccccgccaccccgcccGCGGGCAGCCCGGCGGGCAACGGCTGGGACGGCGCGTGGGATGCGGAGAGCGACGGGAGCGATGCGGGGACGGACGCGCCTCCG gATGGACACTCGCAATTATCAGCTTAtgaaaggaaaagactgaagAACATTACAGAAAATGCTAAATTCTTTGCTGCTTTAGAGCTGCATAAG tcaGCTGCAAGACTTCACCAAATTGCAACTAAAAGCCAATCTCATGCCACCAAAAG taGTTCTAGGGCTAAGCCTAAAAAGGCAGAAGATGAAACAGTGCGGCGAAGATCTATGCGCTTGCAAAGAGTAGAGCCATCGGGAGCTCCAATGCCGGAGATGCCTGCCCAGCCAGAAGCAGAGGAATAT CCTCAGGTTCCAGCCGGACCTTTGCCAATGATTCCAGAAGATCAGATGGAGAATGGTAAATTGACAGAAGAATTATTGACTACATGGATGAGGATAAGTGAG ATGAAAGCTAACGATACCGAAGAGCAGACGTGTGACATGAAAAG ATACCAAGGCAGCCTGAACAGCATGGGCCTCAGTGAAGATAACGTTAAAAAGGTGGTGAAATACCGAGTGTGTTCTATGGCAATCCATCCTTCCGAAAGCATCATCTTTGTGGCAGCTGGAGACAAGTCCGGGCAGATCGGTCTCTGGAACGCG AGCTGTAAGTCCGAAGAAGGAGCGCGTGTCTTCATTCCGCACAGCTACTCGGTCACCTGCATGCATTTTTCTCCGTGCAATCCTGCTCACTTGCTGTCCCTAAGCATGGAGTCTCTGCGCTGTGGTGATGTTACCAGAGCTGTCTTCGATGAG GTATGCAGAAGTGAAGAAAACTTGTCTTCCTTTGACTTTTTGGAAGAGAATGGCTCCACTGCAGTAGTAGGATACTGGGACGGTGGCGTTGCTGTTGTGGACAGACGGACCCCAGGGACATCTTCAGAGCTTTCTGCAGACATTGGCTTCAAAAGAACGAGGACAGTCCACGTTCACCCAGTGAATAAACAGTATTTCATTGCTGCTGGCTCAGC GGACGTTTGTATTTATGATGTTCGATACCTGAAGTCCAACGGGAACAAGCCTGTGAGCTCTCTTAAAGGACACACAAAAAGTGTTGCTTCTGCCTATTTCTCGCCTGTCACTGGGAACAGAGTCGTGACGGTGTGTGCTGATGACAAGCTGAG GGTCTATGACACCACCTCTTTGCCACCGACCATCCCAGTTCTCAGTACCATCAG ACATAACTGTAACACAGGACGCTGGTTAACGAGGTTCAGAGCAATATGGGACCCTAAGCAGGAAGACTGCTTCGTGGTGGGCAGCATGGCGCGTCCCAGGCAAATACAAGTCTTCCAAGACACGGGAAAGCTGTTGCACTCCTTTTATAACATTGACTGCCTTAGTTCCGTGTGTTCCATCAACGTCGTTCATCCCACTAAGAACATCTTAGTGGGTGCCAACTCCAGTGGCCGCCTTCATGtgttcaaagaataa